GTAGTTCAGCATCGCTTTTTTTCCGAATACTATACTCTGGCGATATTTTTCCTGATTCATACGatattcaatcaaattttttctaccaaaaGTGTGCATGGTTGTGCAGGATTTCCTACAATACTTTGAGGCCATAAACTTACTCACGTTCACTAGGCTGGATTTGAAGATTAGCAGGGGTCACTGAGGCACGAGACGAGACTCGCAGCGTTGGAGGACGAGAGTATCGCTGATCTGGTGGGGCACCAGAGGCGGCCTGTCTAAAGTAGGAAGCCCACGAAGCGtgaacagatttttcatccttGAGCCAAGCTTGGTACATGTCGTCAATGTACTGACTGCTGTTCATGTTCATGAAAGAATCGTCAAGGAATTTCTTTTTGAATCGGTTTATACAGTTGAACAGAGGTTTGGCGGATCTGCGGTTAACCGATGTGAAAAGCTTTTCGCCCTTGTGATACATCCCGTCATTGAATAATCGGTCTTTGGAGTTACAACAATCGTATACCACTGTCAACATTGAGATTGAACAGTATTAccgattttataaatttttcccgCATTgtgcaaaatacttttgtgcACTCGCTTTAAGCAAAAAGGTTTTGATCTATCGTTGGACAGAATTTCTCTTGTGTGTCGCGTCGCCGATTGACCATGACTACTGCTTCAAGCTCGTCAAAACAAAGGAATCGTATTATACGAATACCTACAATCATTTGTCGAATGCACCGATGGAACAGGATCAGAACCAGATTCTCGTCTACGCATAGTCCGTTATCCGTTGTAATTAATAACCTGAAATGTTAGTATTTCGTTAGAATAAGTTATTATAAAGAGATCGATTGTAAGCCCAGTAAATGGAGCAAACGGCGAACTCTCAGCTGGGTTcggaaaatattgaatcgaTCGATTATTATCGCAATCAGCTGAATCATCCCCAGCGGAGCCGAAGaagatgtatattttttcgaagACGTAGGAGAACCTATCAGTATCTTTTTGGACAATGTATTACCATATTTCGACTCCCGGTGTTACGTGAAGCAAGTTTGCAACGACGCAGCAATTCAGACCGTATTAGCAGATGACTTTACACGTTATTTGGTTATTAGTATTATTGATAGCCACAATCAGCAAAAATAAACTACTTTGAGTAACGTATTCACATTTGCTTATACGTAATTTTCAGACGAACTCGTCCAACCACGCTTTGCTCTTGAATTCACGAAAGTAATTCAGAATCTTTCGTACCTTTCAGGGGAGCGGATCATCAACTCCCGCAGAGCATAGGACGATCTTTATCAAACCTGATAACGATCCAAAGGAGACAGAATATCCCGTTAATCGAATCGCTACAAACAAAGTGAGTGACTTGTATTTCTGATGTCAAACGATTGAGGGTAAAAACTGTATCAAGACTGCACGTCACGCTAATAATTTCTAATGTTTCAGTACACACTATGGAATTTCTTGCCAAAGAATTTGTTCGAGCAGTTCCGGCGAGTGGCGAATTTCTATTTCCTCATCACAGCCTTGATAGCAATCTCTATCGAGTCACCTGTATCACCACTAACCAGCTCTCTACCCTTAATGTTTGTAATTTTAGTAACAGCCTGCAAACAGGGCTACGAAGATTGGCTTCGATATCGGTCTGATCAACGGGTCAACCGTGCCCTCGTTACGGTTATTCGTAACTCGTATGTTCAGGTAAGAATCACGGTAGATCACACACAATTTCATTGTGATAATCTGTTGGGTTCTGCTGCAGGATATTTATTGTGAAAACGTCGTAGTTGGGGATCTAGTGAGGGTGAATTGCGACGAAGATGTACCCTGTGATTTGGTACTTCTATTCAGTAGCGATCCGACTGGTTGCTGCTACGTCACTACGTCAAATCTCGACGGTGAGACAAATCTTAAGGTAAGCACTGCACAGAtgcgaaatttaatttcgcGGTTCCGAAATCATCGTCACATTCTTACTCTACTTTCAATGTACGCTTTCAGACCTTGCAAGTTCCCAGAGTTCTTTCCACCCCGTCGATATCCGATATCGTATCGCTGGAGGCAACGATTACTTGTCAGCATCCATTGGCTGACCTCTACAACTTTCATGGTAAGATGGAGATAAATAATGGCGATGAAAGAAACACTGGCTTCCTTACCGTGGATAATCTGCTGCTACGAGGAGCGAGAGTAAAGGACACGGCTTACGTTATCGGCTGCGCGATTTACACCGGACAAGATACGAAACTTTCtttgaattcgaaaattaCAACAAACAAGTTTTCGACGGCGGAGAAGTGAGTGAATGGAGTATACTTtgatttcgtgattttctCAAGTTCTCATTCGTTTTATTTCGTTGTCTTTACAGATCCATCAACAAATATCTCATTATATTTATCGTTTTACTGGTGGTCCTAATTTTCTCTTCAGCACTAACGAAAGCTCTCCTTGAGTTGAATCCAACCTGGGATGAATACTTGGGAACATCGGACCCCATTACTACGTACACCTTCATAGTTGATGCCCTGGCCTTTGCGATTCTTTACAATTACATTGTACCAATATCCCTGTATGTGACCGCTGGTGAGTGTTGAACCCTGAAGACATCCGTAACCGCGGAAGTTTGAGTTGGTGTTACGAGTTATTTCTATCATTTTAGAGATGCAAAAATTTCTTGGTTCGTTTTACTTTGCCTGGGACATTAAAATGTACGACGAGGAATCGGACCAACCGGCTTTGGCTAATACGTCCGATTTAAACGAGGAGCTCGGCCAGGTTGAGTATTTGTTCACTGACAAGACCGGTACACTCACTGAAAATCTGATGGTATTCAGGCGGTGTTCGGTAGACGGAAGGACTTACTTGGAACGAGACTGTGACGGCAGTCTTCACTTGCTTCCCGAGAACGGCGATGAAACTCATGCCGAAAAGCTCACCGTGTGGAAGGTAAGACCAACGTTTCACTAAAAGCTCATTACGATgtgattccttttttttggaaGTAAAAATCATTCGCTTCTGTTCTATGGCAGCCAGAGATTTGGCACTTCATGATTGGCATTACCCTCTGCAACGTTGTCCACATAGCACCTTCTAGCCAACGTGCCAGTATAGTAGCTCGTCGGTCTGTATTCCGGAAAAGTTTTCGGGAAAAGAAGACTACTGTTGTCAACAGCTCGCTACTCATGGACCCGAATCTACCGGAATATCAAGTGAGCACATAAAACTGAATTTCGTACTGCAAATCTCAGACAATATGCAGTAACAAGTTTTTCATACTTTGATCACATCATACAGAGTTCAATTTCTGAAGGAAGTTTTAAATCCATACACAACTATACTCTtaggatttaattttttcttggtAAATAATTGCAACTCTCTCTAAGATGCGAGcaaaaactgagaaaaaaaaattgcagccTTGCCAGAAATAGAGGATATTTTGAAATGCCACAAAAATATTATCGGGACTAATAATATGTCGGGATTTTTCTTAATTACTTGTAAATTGTGCATTTTCCATGCgaacatatatttataatttttcaaaaaataagtTGCGAACATTCGCAGGCAGCATCCGCGGACGAAAAAGCTTTAGTGGAAGCTAGCGCCAGATGTGGAGTGGTATTGCAAAAGAACAATGGTGACGAAATGGAGATACGAATAAACAATGACGTACTAAAATTTAGGAAACTGGAcacgtttgaatttacttcAGGTCCGTATGCTGCAATAAGCTGATTTGCTCGAATGGTGATTGATAAATTCTATGCTCTGTATATTCTTCTCTAGAAAGGAAGAGAATGTCCGTTGTAGTCCGAGACGGTGCTGGAGACATATGGCTGTACTGCAAGGGTGCTGACGCATCAGTTTACCCGTTAATCGTAAAAGGCAAAGTGGCGGAATCCAACAAACACGTCGAGGATTTTTCCGGAGTATTAAAATTAAAGACATGACCAGAATAATGCAAATcccgaaataaaattctaaatacCTTGTTTAGCGtcttttcaaagtaaaagaaaaatgaaaaagaaagataatgCAAATACTTTCCAGTTATAActcttttcttcgttttcgtttAGTTCTTTGATTGTcttactttttcaattctagCGAGGCTTGCGCACGCTTGTAGTCGGgttcaagaaaatttccaaatctGATTACGATCGCTTAATGACCAGTGTGGAACGGGCTAGACAAATTATTGGCCCAGAACGCGCTGCCCACGTAGAACGGTGTTACAGATCGGTGGAAAAAGGCTTGACGCTTCTTGGTGTTACCGCCGTCGAAGACAGATTACAGGAGGGTGTCCAGGAAACGCTGGAAGCCTTACGAGCAGCTGGGATTAAAGTAGGTTTTTGAATAACTTTCCGAGTAAAAATCGCAAAGCAACAATCTAAATCTAAGATTATTAAGAAAAAGTTaatatttcgaataaatttttgaagtatccgtttttattttcttgtgatCTTTTAGAATTTCTCctattctcatttttatttctgtccTCAGATCTGGGTTTTAACAGGGGATAAGGGTGAGACTGCAGAGAATATTGCTTACCTCTGCGGTCATTTCAAAAAAGGAACTGAGATATTGAGGCTAATGGGTGAGGCCACAGCAGAAAACTGTTGCGTAGCACTCACCAGTTTCGAGTAAGTCAGCTGTACGCTGTaaattttcgttctttttatTCCTCATTGTTTGCCCTGGTCACATCGATCCAATTCCTTATTCAGTTTGAGACTGTTCTATGAGTTGAACAGCAACATGCCTCTTGTATACAATAAATCTCTCCGCTAAAATTAACCTTTCGTTTTCAGACAAAAACTCGAATTGGAGCCTTACAAGCAGTTCGGGTTGATAATGGACGGTGCGAGCATGACAACAGCATACAGGGACTGTCCGGACTTATTACGAAGCGTCACGATGGCTTGCGAATCCGTTGTGTGCTGCAGGATGTCTCCTCTCCAAAAATGTGAGGTGTGTAGGCGATGTTTTCGAACGGGATTATGctataattaatcaaatctACACTTAAAAATCGCAACGCGTAAGACCGTGAGATTAGGTTTTCTAGATTTACTTAAGTAAACTACAAATCACACAAAATTGGTGTAGCCGCGTGGGCTGGGCTACTTGTAGTACCCGGCTGTGAAGTCTGTCACTAACAAGAATTATCAGTCGCGGTAAAATCCAGGAGGCGCGAAATTATTTGATCAGATGCGCAGAGTTGCCAATTAAAATCGTTAATCCTTTTCCTTGCAGATGGTGCAATTGATCAAGCAGTCAGGCAATCGGCCGGTTACCGCAGCTATCGGTGACGGAGGTAACGATGTGTCAATGATCCAACAAGCTCATGTCGGTATTGGCATTATGGGAAAGGAGGGACGTCAGGCGACCATGAGCGCCGATTTTGCTTTCGCGAAATTTATGTTCCTCCGACGGGCTCTCTTGGTACACGGACACTGGTACTACATACGTATAAGCATTTTAACACAGTACTTTTTCTACAAGAATTTAACCCTGGTCGTGCCGCAAATATTCTTCGGCATACACAGTGGATTTTCTACTCAGGTTTGTCAATGAAACTGCCTATTTTCCGACAATTTCGACGATGATTTATGTGTTGTATTTTTCatacgtttaatttttttccaccaggtGTTATTTGACAGTGTTTATCTGATGTGTTACAATGTGATATTTACTTCGATTCCCGTACTGCTTTACGGTTTATTGGAGCAGGACCATGTAGCAGATGATCTGTTAAAGTTTCCTCAATTGTATAAACTGtacaaaagaaattatttgctatcaaaaaaacagttttgttTGTGGATGGCCAGTGGTAAGGATGCATACTACTGAAAATATGTGCTTCCAAACATGTGCAATGTCTTAAGTAcggatgtattttttttaaaggtaTATGGCATGCATCAGTATCGTATTTCGTGCCTTTCGGTTACTGGTACATCAATCCGACTATTTTATACGACAATACCCCAGGTGGTCACTGGGCCTACAGTACCTTGATTTACTACGTCGTTATTATGGTGTCTAATATTAAGGTGAAAACTGGAAGCAAAAAAATCCTAGACACTCATATTGGTTTATAATGCTCGGAAAATTCGTACGAGCACATTACTTAGTTCAGCTATTTTGAGCCCCGATATTCATGTGTAAATATTCTTTCAGCTTCTGTTACACAGCACGTATTGGACAGTTCCTTTTGTAGTCAGCATAATATTATCTTGTTTGTCATTCATTCTACTCTCGCTAGTCTATTCATCGCTGGGAATGTGAGTATGAGAATTTCACACagctgttgaaattttttaaacataatAACGCGGTTGTCGAAATGCATTCGAATCCTATGCACGCATTCTAGAAGCTTTTATTAGAGGGATGCCTGGAATGGAAACTTCGACTTTACCTTgatctttttatttcagagTCTACGACGGAGACATAGTCTATGTGATGAATAAGTTGTGCCTATCCATAACGTTCTGGTTATTGACAACTGTGACAGTGATAATCGGTTTGTTACCGGATTATGCGATTGTGTTGTACAACAGTTATCGACCAATGCGAGTTCAAAGGAAGAATCTGCACAAGAGTCAGAAATCGGAAATCGACGATTTGTCCAACGGCAATGGAAATGTTGGAATCGTAAGTTCAAATCACTGGTTTACAGAGTGGCAGAATAAAAAAGCAGCAATGGATTGAGTTTCCCTACGTGTTTCAGGGAAGGCggctactgaatttttccacgcAGAAGTACAAACTCTCATTCACCAAAATGAAATGAACAATTCGAACACCTCGTAACGGGAGGTGATTCTCGACAGCTTGATTATGCTCTGCCTCACGTAGAAAAAATACACCAAAACCAAGTTGCCCAACTTGTATTTTGTACACTAATTTTTATAAAGTTGAGGACAAATGCATAAATCATAACGtacaaatataaatttttttatcaatctgaggaagaaatgtttcatttttttcgtcattgtAACGAAATGGAGTGATTAAAAGAGTGTAACTCGGTGGAAATATTATTCTATAAGTTATAGAGGACATGCTCagatacattttatttataggctgtcgtaaaaaatttttgtttcatgttAAATTAACAAGAAGAATACCAGAAGATTATGAGAGgattacataaattttattacctcaTTGATAGCTACTGAGTTTAGGCtcgcacgaaaaatgaattgaaataatttattgtgaacatgaCAAGTCTAACAAATAttaaatacaatataattacaatttcctGCAAGTgttgtaaaaatgttatactcaccgtgcagaaatcctcgtccccctaCACCTAGTGTTCCTCCTAGTCGAATCTGTGACCATAGATTTTTGGCTCCAAAAGTAAGGAAGAAAGTATCGCTAACACCTtcgcatttttggcaaaaattttcgcaatgttggaaagagctggaataaggtctttctggcactattccgacgtaattttgcgagacaAATCGATTCAGCGCAGTCCCGATGCGGTGCGAGcggcggatcaaaagttacagccaaaaaactagaacctgaattttcgacatttttcagctggtgctttttcgctcgccatttctctcctgttggtcctacgctcttttcgctgcgatttctgagttcctgagtgtccaattggtcagataagggtcgtttaaatcgaatctgagaccaaaaatttttagcccaaaaaaaaagtaaggctaacccctttgtgtttttggcgaaaattttcgcgattttgaaaagtgctgaaatcgattaattgtagcactgatcggtcGTAATTtggcgagagaaatcgattgggcgcagtttcaatacgctgcgatcaacgcactaaaagttacagccaaaaaaccagaacctgaattgtcgacatttttcagcaggtgcttttttgctcgccatttctctcctgttggtcctacgctcttttcgctgcgatttctgagttcctgagtgtccaattggtcagatgagggtcgtttaaatcgaatctgagaccaaaagtttttagcccaaaaaaaaagtaaggctaacccctttgtgtttttggcgaaaattttcgcgattttgaaaagtgctgaaatcaattaattgtagcactgatcggacgtaattttgcgtgaaaaatcgattgagcgccgtcccaatacgctgcgatcaacgcatcaaaagttacggccaaaaaactagaacctgaattttcgacatttttcagctggtgctttttcgctcgccatttctctcctgttggtcctacgctcttttcgctgcgatttctgagttcctgagggtctgattggtcagataagggtcgttcaaatcgaacctgagaccaaaagtttttggctcaaaaaaaaagtaaggctaacccctttgtgtttttgccgaaaattttcgcgattttgaaaagtgctgaaatcaattaattgtagcactgatcggacgtaattttgcgtgaaaaatcgattgggtgccgtcccaatacgctgcgatcaacgcatcaaaagttacggccaaaaaactagaacctgaattttcgacatttttcagctggtgctttttcgctcgccatttctctcctgttggtcctacgctcttttcgctgcgatttctgagttcctgagtgtccaattggtcagataagggtcgtttaaatcgaatctgagaccaaaagtttttagcccaaaaaaaaagtaaggctaacccctttgtgtttttggcgaaaattttcgcgattttgaaaagtgctgaaatataTTAATCGTAGCACTGATCAGACGcaattttgcgtgaaaaatcgattaggcgcaatcccaatacgctgcgatcaacgcatcaaaagttacggccaaaaaactagaacctgaattttcgacatttttcagctggtgctttttcgctcgccatttctctcctgttggtcctacgctcttttcgctgcgatttctgagttcctgagtgtccaattggtcagataagggtcgtttaaatcaaatctgagaccaaaagtttttagcccaaaaaaaaagtaaggctaacccctttgtgtttttggcgaaaattttcgcgattttgaatagtgctgaaatcaattaattgtagcactgatcggacgtaattttgcgtgaaaaatcggttgggcgcagtcccaatacgctgcgatcaacgcatcaaaagttacggccaaaaaactagaacctgaattttcgacatttttcagctggtgctttttcgctcgccatttctctcctgttggtcctacgctcttttcgctgcgatatctgagttcctgagtgtccaattggtcggataagggtcgtttaaatcgaatctgagaccaaaagtttttagcccaaaaaaaaagtaaggctaacccctttgtgtttttggcgaaaattttcgcgattttgaaaagtgctgaaatcaattaattgtagcactaatcggacgtaattttgcgtgaaaaatcgattgggcgccgtcccaatacgctgcgatcaacgcatcaaaagttacggccaaaaaactagaacctgaattttcgacatttttcagctggtgctttttcgctcgccatttctctcctgttggtcctacgctcttttcgctgcgatttctgagttcctgagtgtccaattggtcagataagggtcgtttaaatcgaatctgagaccaaaagtttttagcccaaaaaaaaagttaggctaacccctttgtgtttttggcgaaaattttcgcgatttcgaaaagtgctgaaatcaattaattgtagcactgatcggacgtaattttgcgtgaaaaatcgattgggcgccgtcccaatacgctgcgatcaacgcatcaaaagttacggccaaaaaactagaacctgaattttcgacatttttcagctggtgctttttcgctcgccatttctctcctgttggtcctacgctcttttcgctgcgatttctgagttcctgagtgtccaattggtcagataagggtcgtttaaatcgaatctgagaccaaaagtttttagcccaaaaaaaaagtaaggctaacccctttgtgtttttggcgaaaattttcgcgattttgaaaagtgctgaaatcaattaattgtagcactgatcggacgaaattttgcgtgaaaaatcgattgggcgccgtcccaatacgctgcgatcaacgcatcaaaagttacggccaaaatactagaacctgaattttcgacatttttcagctggtgctttttcgctcgccatttctctcctgttggtcctacgctcttttcgctgcgatttctgagttcctgagggtctgattggtcagataagggtcgttcaaatcgaatctgagaccaaaagtttttagcccaaaaaaaaagtaaggctaacccctttgtgtttttgccgaaaattttcgcgattttgaaaagtgctgaaatcaattaattgtagcactgatcggacgtaattttgcgtgaaaaatcgattgggcgcagtcccaatacgctgcgatcaacgcatcaaaagttacggccaaaaaactagaacctgaattttcgacatttttcagctggtgctttttcgctcgccatttctctcctgttggtcctacgctcttttcgctgcgatttctgagttcctgagtgtccaattggtcagataagggtcgtttaaatcgaatctgagaccaaaagttttaagcccaaaaaaaaagtaaggctaacccctttgtgtttttggcgaaaattttcgcgattttgaaaagtgctgaaatcaattaattgtagcactgatcggacgtaattttgcgtgaaaaatcgattgggcgcagtcccaatacgctgcgatcaacgcatcaaaagttacggccaaaaaactagaacctgaattttcgacatttttcagctggtgctttttcgctcgccatttctctcctgttggtcctacgctcttttcgctgcgatatctgagttcctgagtgtccaattggtcagataagggtcgtttaaatcgaatctgagaccaaaagtttttagcccaaaaaaaaagtaaggctaacccctttgtgtttttggcgaaaattttcgcgattttgaaaagtgctgaaatcaattaattgtagcactgatcggacgtaattttgcgtgaaaaatcggtTGGGCGccgtcccaatacgctgcgatca
This is a stretch of genomic DNA from Neodiprion fabricii isolate iyNeoFabr1 chromosome 2, iyNeoFabr1.1, whole genome shotgun sequence. It encodes these proteins:
- the LOC124176337 gene encoding phospholipid-transporting ATPase IF-like isoform X2, which encodes MWDSSDSDVVWFINTEYISLLGSGSSTPAEHRTIFIKPDNDPKETEYPVNRIATNKYTLWNFLPKNLFEQFRRVANFYFLITALIAISIESPVSPLTSSLPLMFVILVTACKQGYEDWLRYRSDQRVNRALVTVIRNSYVQDIYCENVVVGDLVRVNCDEDVPCDLVLLFSSDPTGCCYVTTSNLDGETNLKTLQVPRVLSTPSISDIVSLEATITCQHPLADLYNFHGKMEINNGDERNTGFLTVDNLLLRGARVKDTAYVIGCAIYTGQDTKLSLNSKITTNKFSTAEKSINKYLIIFIVLLVVLIFSSALTKALLELNPTWDEYLGTSDPITTYTFIVDALAFAILYNYIVPISLYVTAEMQKFLGSFYFAWDIKMYDEESDQPALANTSDLNEELGQVEYLFTDKTGTLTENLMVFRRCSVDGRTYLERDCDGSLHLLPENGDETHAEKLTVWKPEIWHFMIGITLCNVVHIAPSSQRASIVARRSVFRKSFREKKTTVVNSSLLMDPNLPEYQAASADEKALVEASARCGVVLQKNNGDEMEIRINNDVLKFRKLDTFEFTSERKRMSVVVRDGAGDIWLYCKGADASVYPLIVKGKVAESNKHVEDFSGRGLRTLVVGFKKISKSDYDRLMTSVERARQIIGPERAAHVERCYRSVEKGLTLLGVTAVEDRLQEGVQETLEALRAAGIKIWVLTGDKGETAENIAYLCGHFKKGTEILRLMGEATAENCCVALTSFEQKLELEPYKQFGLIMDGASMTTAYRDCPDLLRSVTMACESVVCCRMSPLQKCEMVQLIKQSGNRPVTAAIGDGGNDVSMIQQAHVGIGIMGKEGRQATMSADFAFAKFMFLRRALLVHGHWYYIRISILTQYFFYKNLTLVVPQIFFGIHSGFSTQVLFDSVYLMCYNVIFTSIPVLLYGLLEQDHVADDLLKFPQLYKLYKRNYLLSKKQFCLWMASGIWHASVSYFVPFGYWYINPTILYDNTPGGHWAYSTLIYYVVIMVSNIKLLLHSTYWTVPFVVSIILSCLSFILLSLVYSSLGIVYDGDIVYVMNKLCLSITFWLLTTVTVIIGLLPDYAIVLYNSYRPMRVQRKNLHKSQKSEIDDLSNGNGNVGIGRRLLNFSTQKYKLSFTKMK
- the LOC124176337 gene encoding phospholipid-transporting ATPase IF-like isoform X3, which produces MGSGSSTPAEHRTIFIKPDNDPKETEYPVNRIATNKYTLWNFLPKNLFEQFRRVANFYFLITALIAISIESPVSPLTSSLPLMFVILVTACKQGYEDWLRYRSDQRVNRALVTVIRNSYVQDIYCENVVVGDLVRVNCDEDVPCDLVLLFSSDPTGCCYVTTSNLDGETNLKTLQVPRVLSTPSISDIVSLEATITCQHPLADLYNFHGKMEINNGDERNTGFLTVDNLLLRGARVKDTAYVIGCAIYTGQDTKLSLNSKITTNKFSTAEKSINKYLIIFIVLLVVLIFSSALTKALLELNPTWDEYLGTSDPITTYTFIVDALAFAILYNYIVPISLYVTAEMQKFLGSFYFAWDIKMYDEESDQPALANTSDLNEELGQVEYLFTDKTGTLTENLMVFRRCSVDGRTYLERDCDGSLHLLPENGDETHAEKLTVWKPEIWHFMIGITLCNVVHIAPSSQRASIVARRSVFRKSFREKKTTVVNSSLLMDPNLPEYQAASADEKALVEASARCGVVLQKNNGDEMEIRINNDVLKFRKLDTFEFTSERKRMSVVVRDGAGDIWLYCKGADASVYPLIVKGKVAESNKHVEDFSGRGLRTLVVGFKKISKSDYDRLMTSVERARQIIGPERAAHVERCYRSVEKGLTLLGVTAVEDRLQEGVQETLEALRAAGIKIWVLTGDKGETAENIAYLCGHFKKGTEILRLMGEATAENCCVALTSFEQKLELEPYKQFGLIMDGASMTTAYRDCPDLLRSVTMACESVVCCRMSPLQKCEMVQLIKQSGNRPVTAAIGDGGNDVSMIQQAHVGIGIMGKEGRQATMSADFAFAKFMFLRRALLVHGHWYYIRISILTQYFFYKNLTLVVPQIFFGIHSGFSTQVLFDSVYLMCYNVIFTSIPVLLYGLLEQDHVADDLLKFPQLYKLYKRNYLLSKKQFCLWMASGIWHASVSYFVPFGYWYINPTILYDNTPGGHWAYSTLIYYVVIMVSNIKLLLHSTYWTVPFVVSIILSCLSFILLSLVYSSLGIVYDGDIVYVMNKLCLSITFWLLTTVTVIIGLLPDYAIVLYNSYRPMRVQRKNLHKSQKSEIDDLSNGNGNVGIAATEFFHAEVQTLIHQNEMNNSNTS
- the LOC124176337 gene encoding phospholipid-transporting ATPase IF-like isoform X1, with the translated sequence MWDSSDSDVVWFINTEYISLLGSGSSTPAEHRTIFIKPDNDPKETEYPVNRIATNKYTLWNFLPKNLFEQFRRVANFYFLITALIAISIESPVSPLTSSLPLMFVILVTACKQGYEDWLRYRSDQRVNRALVTVIRNSYVQDIYCENVVVGDLVRVNCDEDVPCDLVLLFSSDPTGCCYVTTSNLDGETNLKTLQVPRVLSTPSISDIVSLEATITCQHPLADLYNFHGKMEINNGDERNTGFLTVDNLLLRGARVKDTAYVIGCAIYTGQDTKLSLNSKITTNKFSTAEKSINKYLIIFIVLLVVLIFSSALTKALLELNPTWDEYLGTSDPITTYTFIVDALAFAILYNYIVPISLYVTAEMQKFLGSFYFAWDIKMYDEESDQPALANTSDLNEELGQVEYLFTDKTGTLTENLMVFRRCSVDGRTYLERDCDGSLHLLPENGDETHAEKLTVWKPEIWHFMIGITLCNVVHIAPSSQRASIVARRSVFRKSFREKKTTVVNSSLLMDPNLPEYQAASADEKALVEASARCGVVLQKNNGDEMEIRINNDVLKFRKLDTFEFTSERKRMSVVVRDGAGDIWLYCKGADASVYPLIVKGKVAESNKHVEDFSGRGLRTLVVGFKKISKSDYDRLMTSVERARQIIGPERAAHVERCYRSVEKGLTLLGVTAVEDRLQEGVQETLEALRAAGIKIWVLTGDKGETAENIAYLCGHFKKGTEILRLMGEATAENCCVALTSFEQKLELEPYKQFGLIMDGASMTTAYRDCPDLLRSVTMACESVVCCRMSPLQKCEMVQLIKQSGNRPVTAAIGDGGNDVSMIQQAHVGIGIMGKEGRQATMSADFAFAKFMFLRRALLVHGHWYYIRISILTQYFFYKNLTLVVPQIFFGIHSGFSTQVLFDSVYLMCYNVIFTSIPVLLYGLLEQDHVADDLLKFPQLYKLYKRNYLLSKKQFCLWMASGIWHASVSYFVPFGYWYINPTILYDNTPGGHWAYSTLIYYVVIMVSNIKLLLHSTYWTVPFVVSIILSCLSFILLSLVYSSLGIVYDGDIVYVMNKLCLSITFWLLTTVTVIIGLLPDYAIVLYNSYRPMRVQRKNLHKSQKSEIDDLSNGNGNVGIAATEFFHAEVQTLIHQNEMNNSNTS